The genomic window CAAACAAGTCGAGAACTTGTAGTGGGCGATCGCCTGCAACTTCAGGGTCGAGGCACGCTCAAAGTACTGGCGCTGGAAATGACCAAGCGTCAGCGCTGGCGGGTGGAAATGCTGCGGCACTGAAGATTCGTATCGCCAGGCTGCTAGCTTCGCTTCTTGAAAAGCCACCGGTCACCACTCACTCTGATCGAAGGGCCCCGCGGGCGATTAGCTCAGAGGTAGAGCACTACCTTGACACGGTAGGAGTCACTGGTTCGATTCCAGTATCGCCCACTCCCCTTACAAACACAGGACTCATCGATGGCACGCACTGTGGTCGTGGGGCTTGGACGCTCCGGCATCGGTGCGGCACGACTTCTGCAAGCAGAGGGACATCAAGTCACAGTGCTTGAGCGCAGCATCGAGCCCCATCTCCAAAGCTTGGCAGCTGATCTACGTCTGCAGGGAATTGCTGTCGAGCTAGGCAAACCTCTAGAGCTGAACAGCTTCATCCCTTTGCTTGATCAACTTGATGCCGTGGTCATCAGCCCTGGCATCGCCTGGGACCACCCAACACTGACTGCACTGCGTCAACGCGGCATCGACATCGATGGAGAGATGGCAGTGGCCTGGCGAAGCCTGAGCCATCTGCCATGGATCGCCATTACAGGCACGAATGGCAAAACAACAGTGACCCACCTGCTCAATCATGTGCTTGAAAGCAATGGCCTCAGAGCACCAATGGGCGGCAATGTTGGCCATGCCGCGGCTGAAGTCGCACTCAAATGGCGGCAACCAAACGCACAGCGCCCCGACTGGCTGGTCATGGAGCTCAGCAGTTACCAGATCGAAGCCGCCCCTGAGATTGCCCCACGCATGGGCATTTGGACCAACCTCACCCCCGACCACCTCGAACGCCACGGCACCCTTGATGCTTACCGAACGATCAAGCGTGGCCTACTGGAGCGCTCAGAGATCCGCATCTTCAATGGCGATGATCCAGATCTTCGCAGCCAAAGATCCAGCTGGGATAAGGGGCTGTGGGTGAGCAGCGAAGGGCCTGGTACTGCAAACCATCGCGCCGACTTTTGGATTGACGCTGAGGGGCTGGTTAGGGAACCGCAAGGAGCGCTTTTTGCCGCTTCGGCTTTGGCCATGCCTGGACAACACAATCTTCAAAACCTGCTGCTAGTGACAGCCGCAGCCCGGCAAACGGGTTTGCCAGCAAAGGCCATCGAAGCCAGCCTGCGCTCGTTCCCAGGCGTGCCTCACAGACTCGAACAGCTTGGGCATATCCAGCAAATGAGCGTCTACAACGACAGCAAGGCCACGAACTATGACGCCGCCTGTGTGGGCCTCAAGGCCGTCCCTCCTCCTGCCGTTGTGCTTGCAGGTGGGCAAACCAAACAGGGCGATGCTTCTGGATGGCTCAAGCAATTGGATCAGAACGCCTGCGCTGTAATCCTGTTTGGTGCAGGCGCTTCAGAACTGCAAGAGCTGATCAAAACGTCTGGCTTCAGTGGTGAGTTGCATTGCTGCAGCAACCTCAACGCTGCTGTGACTTTGGCCATTCCACTGGGCGTAGAGCGACAAGCCGCTTGCCTGTTGCTTTCACCTGCCTGCGCAAGTTTTGATCAATACCAAGACTTCGAAGCCCGAGGCGAACATTTCCGTAGCCTGATTTCATCACATTTAACGGCCTAATCTACGGCTAACTGATCACTAGCTTCAACTTCATGCTCATTCCTTTGTTCGATAATGATGCGACTGGGGCTCTATTTATAACGTCAATCCTACTAGTTTATCGATTACTAATAGCCAGTACAATATTAAACCTTAATGGGCTGCTTGATTGATTTAGCCCTTGAGCCAAAGAGCAAGGCCGCCCCCACGACCTCTAGCCGCAAGCCACTCTCCGTTCGAGGCCATTGAGATCAGAGCAAAGAAAGGCCTTTCTTTCTCTTCGGGAACATCAAGCGAGCGGCTCCATAAAACCCTTGAAGCAAAACTAACTGTGATTCGATCAAAAAAGAAAGGCAGTAGAGGCTGCGATCCCTTGAGCTCTCCTCGACCTGTGAATTCAAGCTTTAGCAAGCCAATGCCAACAGAGTTAGCAATCACCAAAGGCAAGCATTCATGACTCCCATTCTCTTGCCTGAGCTCTAGGCTCGCAGAGAAAAATCGAAGCATCAATGAAGAGAAGAAGTCTTTTTTCTCTTTGCCTTGCTTCCAAACAGATACAAACTTCCAAAGTCCATTGAGTGAATTAATCTCAATCCCGCTGCCTTGCTTTCTCGCCGAGGCTTCAAGCTTTAAAAGCTCCTGTGAAGCAGGGAGACTTTTCATTCTGATGTCATGCTTGGCTTCGCGGCTAGACAAAGAACAATCACCCTCATACTAATCAATTTAATCACACCAACGTCTAGAGCAATAGTCAAATCAAAATCTATTGACGTATACAAGTGTCTATTTGATAACAACTCTCGGCCTAGAGGTAGCTAGCAAAAGGTTAACGAGCGACAAATGGTTTATCAAAGATATCGCACTTATGCAGTCTCAATCAGCCAAAGAAAAACTCAATCTCCTTTGACTTCAAGCCTTCCCATCCAGCGGCGATAAGACGTTGATTGAGGGTCTCTTGATCGAAATGCTTGGCTCCTGAACGGACAATTCGATTACGCATTGACTTCTTAACACCACTTCTCTTTCTCGCACCTTCTTGATCCATGACTTCCTTGTAGAGTTTGAGCATCTCCACAGGAATGGGGCTGCCATCAAGATCTATCCCTGCCTCAATCGCTTGATCAATTGCACCCGGACCAGAAAAATCCATCGGTAAGATTTGCAGACTGCTCGCGCTCATCATAGTGCGCTTAGAACTTGCAAGCGCGAAGAACTTAGCAAGTAAAAGCCCAGATGGGTATGTCTCATTCCCGCTCTACTCAAGCACTGCAGTTGCTGAGACAACTTAACATCGTTGATGTAAACTCATTGTTGATAAGCTGTAGACCCAGGGCTTATCACTGCTACCACAATTAGCATTCTCTAAAACTCATCGAGAAATGCTTTCAAAATACAGCTTAGCAGCAGCACTACTATCAAGTCCTAAAATCTCAACCATGGCCAACACAAGGCAGACCAGCAACGAGTAAGCAGTGAAAACTTCCTGTTGAAAGAGAGCCAAGATACTTAGGGAATCAAAAATCGTTAGCCAGATCAGGCAATTCATTAACAAGAAGTCGCCTCTATAATTTTTTGAGAATAACTTCAATTCTTGAATCAATTAATCGATTGAAGAACTAAATAGCAAATAGGGATTGTCGCCAATGAAATCAAAGTACTCCAAGCCACTAAAGAAGCCGCAACGTGTTGCTCTTGACCACTTGCTTCCGCTAACAACAAAACAGAGATAGCTGTGGGTGTAGCCGCCTGCAAGACAAGGGCATTAGACATCAAAGTTGACAAGCCAAAAGCCTTGGCAAGAGTCAACATTAAGGCAGGAAGAAACATCAACTTTATAAGCAAGCTAGGCCCAAATATTGAGAACAAGTTTCTAATTCCTTGATTATTAACAGACCCAAAAGAGCCCAAACGGATCCCAACAATCATTAGAGCTAGAACAATCACAATTCTGGATGGGGCCCAAAGAGCAGAGGTGATTTGATCATTCCATGGAGTCAACTGAACAAAAAACGCCCCAACCAATCCCTTCGCCGCAGGACTACTAGTCAGAACACCTAAAAGATTAGTCCAAGCAGCTCTGCCCTTCAATTCGGATGAGGAGTTTGCGAAAAGTATGGGTCCTAAACTCCATACAAGTAACGTGGAGGCAAGGTCATAACCAATACTAAAACTGAGTGCTTGACTTGGCAGAAGAGCCAATGAAACAGGAATCCCTAAATGGCCTGAATTCCCAAAGACACTACCCAAAAGCAAACTTCGATTACCAATAATAGTTCTGATTTTCGGAAAAGTTCTAATGACAACTATCAGCAATCCAATCGCAAGAAATGACATCGCAAGGGCCTCAAAAAGGCGCCAATCCATCCCACTCTTGAGCAGAAGACCCATCAGGCTTACTGGTATACCAAAGTTGATAAGAGGTGACGCTATTTGAGATGCAAGTTCTGCCTTAAAGCGACCAATCAAATAGCCGAGTGCCAGCAAAGGCAACAATTCACTAAAGAGTCGCAGAATCAACATTTAACGAACTCAGTGTAAAAAAATTTATGAGTCTTGGGCTGAGAATTTGCTTTTGAACCAAAGTTTCAAGAGGCTGTCAAACGTGAAAGATAAGAGTCTCTACTGCCTGCATTAATCCATCCTGTAGCAATCGTTTTAGTGCTTTTATGATTCACTCGGCCACGATGAATATGAGATGGGCCTGCAGGGAAAATAACTAGCTTTCCTCGCTCTGCAGGTTCATGATGTTGCTGCCAATAAAACTCAGTACCAGCCGAATCAAGATCATTGCAATAAAGGATCCAAGCAAGCATTCTATGAACAGGCTCTGTTGCCTCATCGCTGATAGTCCAATCACAATGCCAGCGTTTGAAACCTTCCCCAGGACCATAACGTTGGATATTAAAAATCGGAATAACAAACAGAGACTGTTCTGGAGAGCAGTCTCTAAATAACGGACGATCCTTAAGATATTGATCGAGAGCAGCAGTAACACCTCGAACAATCACATCTGCAAGAGCACATGCCTCTGGATCTGAGCGATCAATTGCAACAAGGCTGATATCGGTTGACACTTTGGCTGGTTCTGCCTCGGATGAAGATGAGTTATTGCCGAATGCGACTCCACTATGTTGAAGATCAAGGCGCCGATCAAAGAATGACATCACCCCATCAGCAACAGCCTCGAAACCAGTGTTGCGATAGCAAGCAATCAGATCCAAAGACACAGATTTTCAATAGGGATTGGCATCAAGTTAATTACCTTTTCAAAGGAATGCCTCTATAGCTCGATTAGCTAGAAAGGTTCATAACGAATAAGACCCCGAGGAAGGGGGCTAGCAAAACTTTATCCAAACCACCACTTTCTTTTGAGATCCCATGGCAAAACAAGACCCTAACTACTGGTTGATGAAAAGCGAGCCCGATGCCTACGGCATCGACCACCTCCAAAAAGAAGGCAGCACCCTCTGGGATGGGATTCGCAACTACCAAGCACGCAATTTTATGCGTTCGATGCTCATAGGAGACAAGGCATTCTTTTATCACTCAAACTGCAAGCCTCCTGGAATCGTAGGGCTCATGGAGGTCATTGAAACCGGCCTGGTGGACCCCACACAATTTGATCCAAAAGCCAAGTACTACGACCCGAAGTCATCACCAGACAAGCCGCGCTGGGATTGCGTGCGACTGCATTATCTCGGACGCTTTAGCGAACTCCTAACTCTAGAAAGTCTGCGGGACAAATACAGCGCTGAGCAACTACCAGTGCTTCGCAAGGGCAATCGCCTCTCAATCTTGCCGATTCCCAAAAGCACTGCCAATGATCTGCTGCAATGGCTTGGACCACTTCACTAAGCCTTCCTAAAAACCAATCACTAAAGAGCTGCTCTTGTCGTCAGACCAGATACCAAGAACATATCTGGTGCTCGAACCACAACCAAACTAACGACGCTTCAGCCAAGTAAGGCGCACCCTGCTGCCACTAACGAATAAGCCAGCAGCAGCATTCAAAATCCCTGCATCAGAGAATCGCTGCGAAACATGTTGGCCACGTAAAGACGGGTGATCTCTCTTGAATCCACCCCGTTCTGCACAAGGAAGCCAGCCAAAGCTGCTTTGATCAACCGATACTGATCCCAATTGGGACATGTCTCGATAAAGCCTGCCATGGCCTCTTGCAGAGGCAGAGGCAGTTCGGCCTGGAAGCTGACCACGCCATCCTGCACAACCTCCTGGGATTGCACCTTCTGAGCTTGCACCATCGGTTGTCTCACAGTTTCTTCTGCGATCTCTTGGACATCCCTCAAGTGCATCTTGGCTCCAGAACACGACACCAGTTCTCCACACCTGAACCACTCCCGTCAAGACCTACCCAAAGACCTCATCTCAATCAATCTCATGGCGAGAACAACGCCCTGACAGCCTTCCTCAGCAAGGTTGTCAGCATGCAGTCTCGATGGGAAGCAAGAACGATCCACGTCAAGGGGGCAAGCATCTAAACAGACCTTTTTCCACATGCTTGAGCCGAGAGGGCGATTCGAACCTGCAAGCTGTGGAAAAACTGTGAATTACCTTGTGCAAGCTCGGGGAAAGATCAATGATCCCGCTATCGATCAGCCTCTCTAATCATTGATCAAAGTCCCAGGTGGTTCTCATCGCAGTGGCCATCGCTTGCGCAGCAGGTACCGACCAACATCCTTCAGCGCCACGGGCCTTCTCGCCATCGCCCTGCAAAATCACCTGCAAGCTCCAGCTGTGACGATCACCATCCAGACAAGCCCACCACGGCTGACGTTCCATCTCCAGGCAGACAGATTCCTCTGCCAGCAGCTGATCAACAAGCTGCTGATGTTGATCAGTGAGTTCAACAACCAGAGACTGCAAACACTGCCACTCATCTTGAGTGAGCTCGATAGCCCAGCCTTCCCCTCCAATCAACACTGGGAAGGCTTTCCTAGCAGGGTCCCTGGCAAGTCGCCAGCCAGGGCCCTCCTGTTGAATCATCACCTCAGCCAGGCAGCAGATCCGGTTGGTCCTGCTCGTCGCTTAGTTCAACGATGGCTCGCTGAACCGGCTTCACACTCGATTCCTCCAAAAGGCCATCAAAATCATCGAAACGGCGCTGCTTCGCCCGAAACGCAATTCGAACCGTAGTGAGGTAGCGGTTGCTCGACTGACGGATGAGACTCTCCCCACGCTTGGCAAGGTCTTTGGGTTCCACTCCCGATGTGATCACAGAAACTTCTTATCTATCAAGGTCACTGTAGGCGAGCGCTGCTCAGCATTAGGCCAATAGATCACTGTGAAAGGGCACATGCATGGGATAGCTCCGTTGTAAAGAACCCGGCACCCGCAAAACAATCTGCCTGCCAAGTCCCAAGGCCGCCAAGGGAAGCCTCAGATGGCTCAGCAAGGCGCTGACTTCCTCCAAGTGCTCTGCATCCACACACTCAATCCGGATGCTCCCCCAACTGCGGGTCATGCGGCAATCGAGCAGCGGTTCGAGCTCTACCTCAATGCAAGGGTCCTCTCGATAAAAAGAGAGCACCAAGCGCTGCAACCGATCCATCGTCATTGTCTCTTAGCCTAGTAATGACTACAACCTGGCCATGGCCATGGACATGCCCCCAGAGGGCGAAGAAAAGCTTCAGGTTTTCCAACAAGTTGGCACCCTTGCCATTGACCTTGGGAACACCACCACGGTTGTGGCCTTCCAGGCTGAACGTGCTGCCAGCCCTCAACTCCTCGATCTCCCACCAATCAGCCGTCGCCCAGGAGAAGTCCCAAGTTTGATCTGGGCCGGCCAAGGCAATGACCCCAACCCTCTAGTGGGGCAGCAAGTGGACGAAGCAGGCCTGGTGGGGCAGGGTCACACAAGCTTGAGCAGAGACTTCAAGCGCTGGATCGGTGCACCTCATCCAAGCAAAAGCGATGGCTCTTGCCTCTCGCCAGAACAGGCCGGAGAAATCTTGCTGCAGCAGATCTGGCGCCGACTCCCTCCCCATATCGAGGTGCGACGTCTTGTGCTCACTGCGCCAGTGGAGAGCTATCGCGCCTATAGAACCTGGCTGAATCAGGTCTGCACAACACTGCCGGTTGAAGAGATCGCCCTGGTTGATGAACCCACCGCTGCTGCCATGGGTGCCGGCCTACCCCCAGGCTCCAAGCTGTTGGTGATGGACATCGGTGGCAGCACCATTGATCTATCCCTCGTGGCCCTCGAAGGTGGTGAAGGACGGGCGGCTCCAATCGCCCAATTACTTCGATTTGCTGGCCAAGATCTTGAGGACAGCAGCAAACAAGCCCTGCGCTGCGCACGCGTGCTTGGCAAGGCTGGACTGAAGTTGGGTGGACGGGACCTCGATCATTGGATTGCCAATCATCTTTATCCCGACGTTCCGCTCTCAGAAACACTCCTCAATGCTGCAGAGAGGCTCAAATGCCGCCTTAGCCAGGTGGATCTTCGCGCTGAGGCCACCCAGCTGGAGATTGCCGCCGATTCAGAAGGCAATGAAGTCCTGCCTCTACGTCTCTGCCGCAGGGAGCTGGAAGAGCTGCTCATCGCCAGAGGCTTGCTTAACAGCCTGGCCAGCCTGCTCAATGAAACCCTGGCAAGGGGGCGTGGCAATGGTTGCGAACTCAAAGACCTACAGGGGGTCGTAGCCGTCGGCGGCGGCGCACAAATCCCCCTCGTTCGCAGTTGGTTGCAGCAGCAAACACAACCAGCCCCACTCCTCACGCCTCCCCCCATAGAGGCCGTTGCTGTTGGAGCCCTGCAACTCACACCGGGGGTCAAAGTTCAGGATGTACTGCACCGCGGAGTCTCTCTGCGCTGCTGGGATCAGCGAGGTGGCCAACATCATTGGCATCCGCTGTTCCTCGCTGGTCAGCCCTGGCCAACAACCGCCCCCCTTGAGCTTGTGCTGGCCGCCAGCCGGATCGATCAACTGGAGCTAGAGGTGGTGCTTGCTGAGCCAGACATCAACGAGAGCCATGAGGTCATCTACATCGATGGAATGCCAACCCTGCAATCAAAGCCAGCAGAGCGCAAACTACATCCCTGGCCAGGAACCTGCCCTTCAGCTTCGCTTGCACTACAACCACCCGGTCAGCCGGGGCAAGACTGCCTGAGGTTGCAATTCTCCATCGATGACGATGCCCAGCTGCAGATGGAGGGGCTAGATCTACGCAGTGGTGAGCGGCTAGGCAA from Prochlorococcus marinus str. MIT 9313 includes these protein-coding regions:
- the murD gene encoding UDP-N-acetylmuramoyl-L-alanine--D-glutamate ligase, giving the protein MARTVVVGLGRSGIGAARLLQAEGHQVTVLERSIEPHLQSLAADLRLQGIAVELGKPLELNSFIPLLDQLDAVVISPGIAWDHPTLTALRQRGIDIDGEMAVAWRSLSHLPWIAITGTNGKTTVTHLLNHVLESNGLRAPMGGNVGHAAAEVALKWRQPNAQRPDWLVMELSSYQIEAAPEIAPRMGIWTNLTPDHLERHGTLDAYRTIKRGLLERSEIRIFNGDDPDLRSQRSSWDKGLWVSSEGPGTANHRADFWIDAEGLVREPQGALFAASALAMPGQHNLQNLLLVTAAARQTGLPAKAIEASLRSFPGVPHRLEQLGHIQQMSVYNDSKATNYDAACVGLKAVPPPAVVLAGGQTKQGDASGWLKQLDQNACAVILFGAGASELQELIKTSGFSGELHCCSNLNAAVTLAIPLGVERQAACLLLSPACASFDQYQDFEARGEHFRSLISSHLTA
- a CDS encoding small RNA NsiR4-regulated ssr1528 family protein → MDFSGPGAIDQAIEAGIDLDGSPIPVEMLKLYKEVMDQEGARKRSGVKKSMRNRIVRSGAKHFDQETLNQRLIAAGWEGLKSKEIEFFFG
- a CDS encoding AEC family transporter; the encoded protein is MLILRLFSELLPLLALGYLIGRFKAELASQIASPLINFGIPVSLMGLLLKSGMDWRLFEALAMSFLAIGLLIVVIRTFPKIRTIIGNRSLLLGSVFGNSGHLGIPVSLALLPSQALSFSIGYDLASTLLVWSLGPILFANSSSELKGRAAWTNLLGVLTSSPAAKGLVGAFFVQLTPWNDQITSALWAPSRIVIVLALMIVGIRLGSFGSVNNQGIRNLFSIFGPSLLIKLMFLPALMLTLAKAFGLSTLMSNALVLQAATPTAISVLLLAEASGQEQHVAASLVAWSTLISLATIPICYLVLQSIN
- a CDS encoding 2OG-Fe(II) oxygenase, whose product is MDLIACYRNTGFEAVADGVMSFFDRRLDLQHSGVAFGNNSSSSEAEPAKVSTDISLVAIDRSDPEACALADVIVRGVTAALDQYLKDRPLFRDCSPEQSLFVIPIFNIQRYGPGEGFKRWHCDWTISDEATEPVHRMLAWILYCNDLDSAGTEFYWQQHHEPAERGKLVIFPAGPSHIHRGRVNHKSTKTIATGWINAGSRDSYLSRLTAS
- a CDS encoding EVE domain-containing protein, translating into MAKQDPNYWLMKSEPDAYGIDHLQKEGSTLWDGIRNYQARNFMRSMLIGDKAFFYHSNCKPPGIVGLMEVIETGLVDPTQFDPKAKYYDPKSSPDKPRWDCVRLHYLGRFSELLTLESLRDKYSAEQLPVLRKGNRLSILPIPKSTANDLLQWLGPLH
- a CDS encoding DUF2811 domain-containing protein yields the protein MVQAQKVQSQEVVQDGVVSFQAELPLPLQEAMAGFIETCPNWDQYRLIKAALAGFLVQNGVDSREITRLYVANMFRSDSLMQGF
- a CDS encoding DUF1818 family protein, which gives rise to MIQQEGPGWRLARDPARKAFPVLIGGEGWAIELTQDEWQCLQSLVVELTDQHQQLVDQLLAEESVCLEMERQPWWACLDGDRHSWSLQVILQGDGEKARGAEGCWSVPAAQAMATAMRTTWDFDQ
- a CDS encoding DNA-directed RNA polymerase subunit omega — translated: MITSGVEPKDLAKRGESLIRQSSNRYLTTVRIAFRAKQRRFDDFDGLLEESSVKPVQRAIVELSDEQDQPDLLPG
- a CDS encoding Hsp70 family protein is translated as MAMDMPPEGEEKLQVFQQVGTLAIDLGNTTTVVAFQAERAASPQLLDLPPISRRPGEVPSLIWAGQGNDPNPLVGQQVDEAGLVGQGHTSLSRDFKRWIGAPHPSKSDGSCLSPEQAGEILLQQIWRRLPPHIEVRRLVLTAPVESYRAYRTWLNQVCTTLPVEEIALVDEPTAAAMGAGLPPGSKLLVMDIGGSTIDLSLVALEGGEGRAAPIAQLLRFAGQDLEDSSKQALRCARVLGKAGLKLGGRDLDHWIANHLYPDVPLSETLLNAAERLKCRLSQVDLRAEATQLEIAADSEGNEVLPLRLCRRELEELLIARGLLNSLASLLNETLARGRGNGCELKDLQGVVAVGGGAQIPLVRSWLQQQTQPAPLLTPPPIEAVAVGALQLTPGVKVQDVLHRGVSLRCWDQRGGQHHWHPLFLAGQPWPTTAPLELVLAASRIDQLELEVVLAEPDINESHEVIYIDGMPTLQSKPAERKLHPWPGTCPSASLALQPPGQPGQDCLRLQFSIDDDAQLQMEGLDLRSGERLGKQKLGTVQ